A genomic segment from Flavobacterium inviolabile encodes:
- the recN gene encoding DNA repair protein RecN, with amino-acid sequence MLASLSIKNFALIEQLDIRFSNEFSIITGETGAGKSILLGALGLVLGRRADLTSLKDKEQKCIIEAHFEIKAYTLQPFFEENDLDYEDTTIIRREILPSGKSRAFVNDSPVNLQELQQLGDFLLDIHSQHQTQELSNEEYQIQILDAIAGQQPLLQEYKGNLSTYKAVKARLKKLQSEKEALVKEQDYNSFLLEELLAANLKEGEQQEYEAVFEKLNNVEFIKESLDKSLAVADEEQIGVTQNLKEIKASLQKIAGLSAEYQELFDRVSSVLIEFDDVSDEIRKHAETLMSDPEQLELVNQKLQLIYSLQKKHQVGTVEELLVIQNDLDNKAVFADDLEAMIHSLEKELEATIVVLDAKAAAISESRKQAAPVLIEKIIAILSELGMPNARFEFEIKQTDTYLLSGKDEVQLLFSANKGTSFGLLKKVASGGEMSRIMLAVKAILANYTKLPTIIFDEIDTGVSGEIAHKMGDIMKKMSKQMQVFAITHLPQIAAKGNQHYKVFKSTQGENTVSELKLLGNEERIVEIAEMLSGKDISDSALNHAKSLLIE; translated from the coding sequence ATGTTAGCATCTTTATCGATTAAAAATTTTGCTCTGATTGAACAATTAGATATCCGTTTTTCCAATGAGTTTTCAATCATTACGGGAGAAACCGGAGCCGGAAAATCAATATTGTTGGGAGCATTGGGTTTGGTGCTGGGCAGACGTGCCGATTTAACGTCGCTAAAAGACAAAGAACAAAAATGCATTATCGAAGCGCATTTTGAAATCAAAGCCTATACGCTCCAGCCGTTTTTTGAGGAAAACGATCTGGACTATGAAGATACGACCATTATCCGCAGGGAAATCCTTCCTTCCGGAAAATCACGAGCTTTTGTAAATGACAGTCCGGTAAACCTGCAGGAATTGCAGCAGCTGGGCGATTTTTTGCTCGATATCCATTCGCAGCATCAAACGCAGGAATTGTCCAATGAAGAATACCAGATACAAATTCTGGATGCTATTGCAGGACAACAGCCGCTGTTGCAGGAATACAAAGGCAACCTGTCTACATATAAAGCCGTAAAAGCCAGGCTGAAGAAACTGCAGTCAGAAAAAGAAGCCCTGGTGAAAGAACAGGATTACAATAGTTTTTTACTGGAGGAACTTTTGGCAGCCAATTTAAAAGAAGGCGAACAGCAGGAATATGAAGCGGTATTTGAAAAACTCAATAATGTTGAGTTCATCAAAGAATCGCTGGATAAATCATTGGCTGTAGCCGATGAGGAACAAATAGGGGTTACGCAAAATCTGAAAGAGATTAAGGCGTCCCTTCAAAAAATTGCCGGATTATCGGCAGAATATCAGGAATTATTTGACCGCGTATCCAGTGTGCTGATTGAATTTGATGACGTATCGGATGAAATACGCAAACATGCCGAAACTCTGATGAGTGATCCGGAACAGCTGGAACTGGTAAATCAGAAACTACAGCTGATCTATTCGCTTCAAAAGAAGCACCAAGTGGGTACGGTGGAAGAATTGCTGGTCATTCAGAATGACCTGGACAATAAAGCTGTTTTTGCAGACGATCTGGAAGCAATGATTCATTCGCTCGAAAAAGAACTGGAAGCAACCATCGTGGTTTTAGATGCCAAAGCTGCTGCGATCTCAGAAAGCAGAAAGCAGGCTGCTCCGGTACTGATTGAAAAAATTATCGCAATATTATCAGAATTGGGAATGCCGAATGCCCGTTTTGAATTTGAAATAAAACAAACGGACACCTATTTGCTGTCCGGGAAAGACGAAGTACAATTACTGTTTTCGGCCAATAAGGGAACCAGCTTCGGTTTGCTGAAAAAAGTAGCTTCCGGAGGGGAAATGTCCCGTATTATGCTTGCTGTAAAAGCCATTCTGGCAAATTATACCAAACTGCCAACGATTATCTTTGATGAGATCGACACCGGAGTTTCGGGTGAAATTGCTCATAAAATGGGCGATATCATGAAGAAAATGAGCAAGCAGATGCAGGTTTTTGCCATTACCCATTTACCGCAGATTGCCGCGAAAGGAAACCAGCACTATAAAGTGTTTAAATCCACTCAGGGTGAAAACACTGTTTCGGAATTAAAATTGTTAGGGAATGAAGAGCGAATTGTAGAGATCGCAGAAATGCTGTCTGGAAAAGATATATCCGATTCGGCTCTTAACCATGCAAAATCATTATTAATTGAATAA
- the coaBC gene encoding bifunctional phosphopantothenoylcysteine decarboxylase/phosphopantothenate--cysteine ligase CoaBC, whose amino-acid sequence MSVLSGKKIILGVSGGIAAYKTATLVRLLIKAGAQVQVIMTPASKDFVTPLTLSTLSKNPVYSSFFNEEDENALWNNHVDLALWADLMIIAPATANTLSKMVSGNSDNLLLATYLSAKCPVYFAPAMDLDMYKHASTLANFHVLKEFGDTIIPAENGELASGLSGEGRMAEPENIVAFLERDLESKLPLRGKKVLVTAGPTYEAIDPVRFIGNHSSGKMGYDIAKAAANLGAEVILVSGPTHLDLKHPLVQLERVTSAQEMYDACHRYFNAVDVAVSAAAVADYRPKNVASQKIKKNEATFSIELEKTKDILASLGEIKTRQFLIGFALETENEIEHAKQKIQKKNLDLIVLNSLNDSGAGFGKPTNKVTFIDKNFLVEPMELKSKEAVAQDIVNKIIAHYHA is encoded by the coding sequence ATGTCTGTTTTAAGCGGTAAAAAAATAATACTGGGTGTTTCTGGTGGAATTGCCGCGTATAAAACGGCCACATTAGTTAGACTTCTTATAAAAGCAGGTGCTCAGGTTCAGGTAATCATGACACCTGCTTCTAAAGATTTTGTTACGCCCTTAACATTATCAACACTCTCTAAAAATCCGGTCTATTCCTCTTTTTTTAATGAAGAAGATGAGAATGCCCTTTGGAATAATCATGTCGATTTAGCCCTTTGGGCCGATTTAATGATTATTGCACCGGCTACAGCCAACACCCTTTCTAAAATGGTGAGCGGCAACAGCGATAATTTACTTTTAGCAACCTATCTTTCTGCAAAATGTCCTGTTTACTTTGCTCCGGCAATGGATCTGGATATGTACAAACACGCTTCCACACTGGCAAACTTTCATGTTTTAAAAGAGTTTGGCGATACGATCATTCCGGCGGAAAACGGCGAATTGGCGAGCGGACTTTCCGGCGAAGGAAGAATGGCGGAACCTGAAAATATCGTGGCATTTTTAGAACGGGACCTGGAAAGCAAACTGCCCTTGCGGGGAAAAAAAGTTCTGGTTACGGCAGGACCCACTTATGAAGCGATCGATCCGGTACGTTTTATCGGGAATCACTCTTCCGGCAAAATGGGTTATGATATTGCCAAAGCCGCTGCCAATCTGGGTGCGGAAGTAATATTGGTATCCGGTCCGACGCATCTGGACCTGAAACATCCCCTGGTGCAACTGGAAAGAGTAACATCGGCTCAGGAAATGTATGATGCCTGTCACCGGTATTTTAATGCGGTAGATGTGGCCGTTTCGGCAGCAGCCGTAGCCGATTACCGTCCGAAAAATGTAGCCAGCCAGAAAATAAAAAAGAATGAAGCTACGTTTTCTATTGAACTGGAAAAAACAAAAGATATACTGGCTTCTTTAGGAGAAATCAAGACCAGACAGTTTTTAATTGGATTTGCACTGGAAACGGAGAATGAAATTGAGCATGCAAAGCAAAAAATTCAGAAAAAAAACTTAGATTTGATAGTTTTAAACTCATTAAATGATTCCGGTGCCGGTTTTGGAAAGCCCACCAATAAGGTTACATTTATTGATAAGAACTTTTTAGTGGAGCCGATGGAACTCAAATCAAAAGAAGCCGTCGCTCAGGATATTGTCAACAAAATAATAGCTCATTATCATGCGTAA
- the dapA gene encoding 4-hydroxy-tetrahydrodipicolinate synthase, with the protein MQSLIGTGVALVTPFKKDFSVDTEALTRIVNYVIDGGVEYLVVLGTTAESATLNQEEKELVIQTIVAANNGRLPLVLGVGGNNTMKVVEELKTRDFSAFQAILSVSPYYNKPTQEGIYQHFKAVAEASPVPVLLYNVPGRTASNVLPATVIRLANDFKNIVGIKEAAGDIVQAMKLIQQKPKDFLVISGDDMVTLPMVLAGGAGVISVIGEGFPKEFSEMVRLGLQRKVDEAYQLHYLLADSIDMIFEQGNPAGIKAIFKALGLSEDTVRLPLVNVNEDLAKRINDFVKKIVN; encoded by the coding sequence ATGCAATCATTAATAGGTACCGGTGTTGCACTTGTTACACCATTTAAAAAAGACTTTTCGGTAGATACGGAAGCTTTAACAAGAATTGTAAATTATGTTATCGACGGAGGTGTTGAGTATTTAGTGGTTTTGGGAACAACGGCAGAGTCGGCAACATTAAACCAGGAAGAGAAAGAATTAGTGATTCAGACAATTGTGGCTGCTAACAATGGCAGACTTCCGTTGGTTTTAGGTGTTGGAGGGAACAATACAATGAAAGTTGTTGAAGAATTGAAAACCAGAGATTTTTCGGCATTTCAGGCAATTCTTTCGGTTTCTCCATACTACAATAAGCCAACTCAGGAAGGAATTTACCAGCATTTTAAAGCCGTGGCGGAGGCTTCTCCGGTTCCGGTATTGTTATATAATGTGCCCGGAAGAACAGCAAGCAATGTATTGCCGGCTACGGTAATCCGTTTGGCAAACGATTTTAAAAATATTGTCGGTATAAAAGAAGCGGCAGGAGATATTGTTCAGGCAATGAAACTGATTCAGCAAAAACCAAAGGATTTCCTGGTTATTTCCGGGGATGATATGGTGACGTTACCAATGGTTTTAGCCGGAGGAGCTGGGGTGATATCGGTAATCGGGGAAGGATTTCCGAAAGAATTTTCCGAAATGGTCCGTTTGGGATTACAGCGAAAAGTAGATGAAGCATACCAGCTGCATTACCTGTTAGCGGACAGTATTGATATGATTTTTGAACAGGGTAACCCGGCGGGTATAAAAGCGATATTCAAAGCCCTGGGATTATCAGAAGATACGGTACGTTTACCGCTGGTAAATGTTAACGAAGATTTAGCAAAACGTATTAACGATTTTGTAAAGAAAATAGTAAATTAG
- the porD gene encoding type IX secretion system protein PorD has protein sequence MRNWILLLLTFLSINSFAQELNCSVNVNYSQITNVNPQIFKTLEKSVTEFMNNTKWTTKTFKNNEKINCVVFITVNSFESNNFDATVQVQSSRPIYNSTYSSPVLNFNDKDFKFRYVEFENMYFNPNSFDSNLISVLAFYANIIIGLDGDTYQNLGGTKYLEVASAIANVAQSSGFDGWIQSEKRNNRYYLINDMLSNTYTPFREAMYQYHFQGMDRMAENLKTAKEKIASSIETLSKVHDVRPNAFLTRVFFDAKVDEIVSVYSGGPNVDIVPLVDRLNRISPLNSSKWSNIKY, from the coding sequence ATGCGTAATTGGATTTTACTTTTACTTACTTTTTTATCAATAAACAGCTTTGCTCAGGAACTTAATTGTAGCGTAAATGTAAATTACAGCCAGATTACGAACGTTAATCCGCAGATATTTAAAACACTGGAAAAGTCCGTTACGGAATTTATGAACAATACCAAATGGACGACCAAGACGTTTAAAAACAATGAAAAAATCAATTGTGTGGTCTTTATAACGGTTAACTCGTTTGAATCCAATAATTTTGATGCAACCGTTCAGGTGCAGTCTTCGCGCCCGATATACAATTCAACCTATTCCTCACCGGTTTTAAACTTCAATGATAAGGATTTTAAATTCCGTTATGTAGAATTTGAAAACATGTATTTCAATCCCAATAGTTTTGATTCGAACCTGATTTCCGTTTTAGCTTTTTATGCGAACATCATTATCGGTCTGGATGGGGATACCTACCAGAATTTAGGAGGAACAAAATACCTTGAAGTCGCTTCAGCTATTGCGAATGTAGCACAGTCAAGCGGTTTTGACGGCTGGATACAATCGGAAAAAAGAAATAACCGTTATTACCTCATTAACGATATGCTTTCCAATACCTATACACCGTTTCGTGAAGCGATGTATCAGTACCATTTCCAGGGAATGGATCGAATGGCGGAAAACTTAAAAACAGCCAAAGAAAAGATTGCGTCTTCTATAGAAACGCTTTCGAAGGTACACGATGTGCGTCCGAATGCTTTTCTGACCCGTGTTTTCTTTGATGCTAAAGTAGATGAAATCGTTAGTGTTTACTCCGGTGGACCGAATGTGGACATCGTTCCGTTAGTAGACAGATTAAATAGAATATCTCCGTTAAATTCTTCTAAATGGAGTAATATAAAATACTAA
- a CDS encoding tetratricopeptide repeat protein yields the protein MEENISYYENQFIRADALISDGNVSEAKEILEEILTQYPDFGKAHNHLGWIYYTKLSNYEKGIYHYKLAMRFDPKYPASYLNYAYLLVDLRRLEEAKEHIDETLKHLENADGASYYSELGRIYEMEFNFIRSYEFYKKAMSYGFGAQFIENMKMNMNRVKDKMTIFEKLKLKFI from the coding sequence TTGGAAGAGAATATCAGTTATTATGAAAACCAGTTTATCAGGGCTGATGCTTTGATATCTGACGGGAATGTTTCGGAGGCAAAAGAAATTCTTGAAGAAATTCTGACGCAATATCCGGATTTTGGAAAAGCACACAACCACTTAGGGTGGATCTATTATACCAAGCTGAGCAATTATGAAAAAGGGATTTATCATTATAAGCTGGCGATGCGGTTTGACCCTAAATACCCGGCGTCCTATCTGAACTATGCTTATCTTTTGGTAGACCTGCGCAGGCTGGAGGAAGCAAAAGAACATATTGACGAAACGCTGAAGCATCTGGAAAATGCAGACGGTGCTTCTTATTACAGCGAATTGGGAAGGATTTACGAAATGGAATTTAATTTTATCAGATCCTATGAGTTTTATAAAAAAGCCATGTCCTACGGCTTTGGAGCGCAATTTATAGAGAATATGAAGATGAATATGAATAGGGTGAAAGATAAAATGACTATTTTTGAAAAATTAAAATTGAAATTTATTTAA
- a CDS encoding DNA-directed RNA polymerase subunit omega: MDLKKTTAPVNTITYNKSTIEEPTGNVYEAITIMAKRANQINSEIKKELIDKLDEFATYNDSLEEIFENKEQIEVSKFYEKLPKPHALAVQEWLEGKIYYRDSNK; the protein is encoded by the coding sequence ATGGATTTAAAGAAGACTACTGCTCCAGTAAACACGATTACCTACAATAAGAGTACGATAGAAGAGCCGACAGGAAACGTGTATGAAGCAATAACTATTATGGCAAAAAGAGCAAATCAAATCAACTCTGAAATTAAAAAGGAATTGATTGACAAGCTTGATGAGTTCGCGACTTACAATGATAGTCTTGAGGAAATTTTTGAGAATAAAGAACAAATCGAAGTTTCTAAATTCTACGAAAAACTACCTAAACCACATGCTTTAGCAGTACAAGAGTGGTTAGAAGGAAAAATCTATTATAGAGATTCAAATAAATAA
- a CDS encoding outer membrane protein assembly factor BamD, whose protein sequence is MSKFLYIFLFAVLLTSCSQYQKALKSEDLAMKYEVATKMYEAGKYSKAIRLFEQIAAPNRGKPQAEKLFYMFAQSYYKTKQYYLSGYQFESFVAGYPKSEKREEAAFLGAKSFYQLSPIYSIDQTDTQKGIDKLQDYINTYPDSPNFAEANKMVTELREKLEKKAFEIAKQYNTIGEWTRDYNAAIKALDNFITDHPGTIYKEDALFYKFDASYKLGINSIKPKMEERLNNAKVAYTALIRFKGDTKYKAKADEMLANIDKELQQFSKQ, encoded by the coding sequence ATGAGTAAATTTCTATATATTTTTCTTTTTGCTGTTCTGTTAACGTCTTGTAGTCAGTATCAAAAAGCACTCAAATCGGAAGATTTGGCAATGAAATACGAAGTGGCTACCAAAATGTATGAAGCAGGGAAATATTCCAAAGCTATCCGATTGTTTGAACAGATAGCAGCGCCAAACAGAGGAAAACCTCAGGCAGAAAAATTATTTTATATGTTTGCTCAGTCTTATTATAAGACAAAACAATACTATTTGTCAGGATACCAGTTCGAATCGTTTGTTGCCGGATATCCGAAAAGTGAAAAAAGAGAAGAAGCAGCCTTTTTGGGCGCAAAAAGCTTTTACCAGCTTTCACCGATCTATTCTATAGACCAGACCGATACACAAAAAGGAATTGATAAATTACAGGATTATATCAATACCTATCCGGATTCTCCAAACTTTGCCGAAGCGAATAAAATGGTTACGGAATTACGGGAGAAATTAGAGAAAAAAGCTTTCGAAATCGCAAAACAATACAATACCATCGGGGAGTGGACCAGAGATTACAATGCCGCTATTAAAGCATTGGACAACTTTATTACAGACCATCCCGGAACAATATATAAAGAAGATGCTTTGTTTTACAAGTTTGATGCCAGCTATAAACTGGGAATCAATAGTATTAAACCTAAAATGGAAGAGCGTTTAAACAATGCTAAAGTGGCTTACACTGCTTTGATCCGTTTTAAAGGCGATACAAAATACAAAGCAAAAGCTGACGAAATGTTAGCAAACATAGATAAAGAATTACAACAATTTTCTAAACAATAA
- a CDS encoding ferritin: MLSKTIEAAVNNQIKVEADSSQIYLAMASWAEVQGFEGIATFMYAQSDEERMHMLKLVKYVNQRGGQAQIPSVIEPSLDYSSFKALFTQLFEHEVMVSESINNLVHVSLGEKDYATHNFLQWYVSEQIEEEATARTILDKINLIGDDKGGLYLFDNDMKNFNGNQAAKVQ, from the coding sequence ATGTTATCAAAAACTATTGAAGCAGCTGTTAATAATCAAATTAAAGTTGAGGCGGATTCTTCTCAAATATATTTGGCAATGGCATCTTGGGCTGAAGTTCAGGGTTTTGAGGGGATTGCAACATTTATGTATGCGCAGTCGGATGAAGAAAGAATGCACATGCTTAAACTGGTAAAATATGTCAACCAAAGAGGAGGGCAGGCACAGATTCCATCGGTTATTGAGCCGTCTTTGGACTATTCTTCATTCAAAGCATTGTTCACGCAATTGTTTGAGCACGAAGTAATGGTGTCGGAGAGTATTAATAATCTGGTTCATGTTTCCTTAGGCGAGAAAGATTATGCGACACACAATTTCTTACAATGGTATGTGTCGGAGCAGATAGAAGAAGAAGCAACAGCAAGAACAATCCTGGATAAAATCAATCTGATCGGTGACGATAAAGGAGGATTGTACCTGTTTGATAATGATATGAAGAATTTCAACGGAAATCAGGCTGCAAAAGTGCAATAA
- a CDS encoding enoyl-ACP reductase FabI, whose product MYNLLKGKRGIIFGALDENSIAWKTAERVHEEGGTFVLSNAPIAMRMGTINQLAEKTGSQIIPADATSIEDLENLVDKAVEILGGKIDFVLHSIGMSVNVRKGNHYTNQNYDYTHKGWDVSAVSFHKVMQVLYKKDAMSEWGSIVALTYMAAQRVFPDYNDMADNKAYLESIARSFGYFFGKDKKVRVNTISQSPTPTTAGQGVKGFGGFIAFADKMSPLGNATALDCANYTVMMFSDLTRKVTLQNLLHDGGFSNMGVSQGVMEAFEEGLEKEQ is encoded by the coding sequence ATGTATAATTTATTAAAAGGAAAAAGAGGAATCATTTTTGGAGCTTTAGATGAAAATTCAATTGCTTGGAAAACAGCGGAACGTGTACATGAAGAAGGCGGAACTTTTGTTTTATCAAATGCTCCGATCGCTATGCGTATGGGTACCATTAACCAACTGGCTGAAAAAACAGGTTCTCAGATCATTCCTGCCGATGCTACTTCTATTGAAGATTTAGAGAATTTAGTAGATAAAGCGGTGGAAATCCTTGGCGGTAAAATTGATTTTGTTTTGCATTCAATCGGAATGTCGGTGAATGTTAGAAAAGGAAATCACTATACAAACCAGAATTATGACTATACCCATAAAGGATGGGACGTGTCTGCGGTTTCTTTTCATAAAGTAATGCAGGTGTTGTATAAAAAAGATGCCATGAGCGAATGGGGAAGTATCGTAGCGCTGACGTATATGGCAGCACAACGCGTATTCCCGGATTATAACGATATGGCCGATAATAAAGCATATCTAGAGTCGATTGCCCGTAGTTTCGGATACTTCTTCGGAAAAGATAAAAAAGTAAGGGTAAACACGATTTCCCAGTCTCCGACACCTACAACTGCCGGACAAGGCGTAAAAGGTTTTGGTGGTTTTATCGCTTTTGCCGATAAAATGTCTCCGCTTGGAAACGCTACCGCTTTAGACTGTGCAAACTATACGGTAATGATGTTCTCCGATTTAACCCGCAAAGTAACATTACAAAACTTATTACATGACGGAGGTTTCTCTAACATGGGAGTAAGTCAGGGAGTAATGGAAGCTTTTGAAGAAGGATTGGAAAAAGAGCAGTAA